The DNA sequence CGGCGCTTCGTTGCGGTGTCCCGTCCACTGAATCACAGTGAGCTGTGCGGCAGGTACACAGGGTCAACAAATCTTGCTCTCTGTGACTCAAGTCACATGAGATGAATAAGGGTGACCGCCGCGCCGCACCACTCGGGTCCGTTCCGGCCGGTTCGTCCGACCCGTTTTCGGGCGCAAACGCCGCGCCCGGGTCCGGGGCGGACCGGGCCGGCGCGGGGCCGCCCGGCCCGGCGTAGGCCGATGGGCGGGGGCGCGCCTCGGACCTCCGCCCGATGCGCCGCGCGAGGGGTGACAGTAGCGTCCCGACCGTGCCCCCAACGACCCCCGTGACACCACTTTCCGCACCCGCACCCCATGCTGAGGGAGTGAGCAACGACGAGTTCCGGGCCGCGATGTCCCGACTGGCGGCGGGCGTCTGCCTGATCACCGCACAGGAACCCCCACTGGCGGCCGGCGGCCCGCGCGGCGAGGACGTCGGCATGACGGCGACCGCCTTCATGTCCGTGTCCCTGGAGCCGCCCCTGGTCCTCGTCAGCGTGCGCGAGGGGTCCCGGATGGACGACCTGCTGGCCGAGCAGCCCCTGTGGTCGGTGTCGGTGCTCGCCGACCACCAGCTCCAGATCGCGAGCCGGTTCTCGATGAAGAACCGCATCAGCGACCGTCTGCTCTTCGCGGACCTGCCCTACACGCGCGGCGGCGTCTCCGGCGCCCCGCTGCTGTCGGGGGCACTGGCCACCCTGGAGTGCCGTACGGAGAACCGCGTCGAGGCGGGCGACCACACCCTGGTCATCGGCCACGTCCTCACCGCCACCCAGCCGGCGCCGGACTCCCCGCCGCTGACGTACTTCCGGGGGCGCTACCGGCACCTGGCGCCCTGAGCGCGGGGCGGCCTCCGGCTACCAGTCCCGCGCGTTGCGGCCCCGCTTGGTCTCGCCGCGGGCCTTCTTCTCGCGCAGCCGCCGCTCGTTGATGCCGCGGGGGATCTTCGTCGCCCGCCGCGCCTTCGGCGGCGGCGCCGTGGCCTCGGCCAGCAGCGCGGTCAGCCGGACCAGCGCCATCTCCCGGTTGCGGAACTGCGAGCGGTGCTCGGAGGCCCGTACGGTCACCACCCCGTCGACCAGCCGGGACGCGAGGCGCTCCAGCGCCCGCTCCTTCCACACGTCGGGCAGCGACTTGGTCGCCGCGACGTCGAAGAGCAGCTCCACGCGCGAGTCCGAGGTGTTCACGTGCTGGCCGCCCGGCCCCGAGGACCGCGAAAAACGCCAGGCGAGCTCGCCCTCGGGGAGCACGACCGAACCGCGGATGACATAGGGACCAGGCATGCCCCCTATGATCCGTGCCCGCCGGGGCTCCGTCACCCGCATTTCCCGGCGGATCGCGGACGACCACTCCCGGACGATCACTCGCCGACGACCACTCGCGGACAATTCCCGCAACGCGGAACCTGGCGCCCCTCTCCCCGCGTTATGAAGAGCAGCGGTAACTTGGGCACTCTCACGGTCGATACGGCAAGTGAGACCAAGTGAGACTAGGAAGGGACACCAGTCACCATGGCAGTAAGCCTCTCCAAGGGCGGAAACGTCTCGCTCAGCAAGGAGGCCCCGGGCCTCGCGGCCGTCACCGTCGGCCTCGGCTGGGACACCCGCACGACCACCGGTGTCGACTTCGACCTGGACGCCTCCGCCATCGCGGTCAACGCGCTCGGCAAGGTCGTCTCCGACGGCCACTTCGTCTTCTTCAACAACAAGTCCACCCCGGACCAGACCATCGTGCACACCGGTGACAACCGCACCGGCGAGGGCGCGGGCGACGACGAGGCCATCAACGTCAACCTCGCGGGCCTGCCCGCCGACGTCGACAAGATCGTCTTCCCGGTCTCCATCTACGACGCCGAGACCCGCAGCCAGAACTTCGGCCAGGTCCGCAACGCCTACATCCGCGTGGTGAACCAGGCCGGCGGCGCCGAGATCGCCCGCTACGACCTCTCCGAGGACGCCGCGACCGAGACCGCCATGGTCTTCGGCGAGCTCTACCGCAACGGCGCCGAGTGGAAGTTCCGCGCCGTGGGCCAGGGTTACGCCTCCGGCCTGACCGGCATCGCCCAGGACTTCGGCGTCAACGTCTGATCCTGAGCGCCCGCGTCCACGGACGCGTCTCAGCCGAAGCCCCCTCCCGGCCGTCCGGGGAGGGGGCTTCGCTACCGTTCGGCAGGTGATCCTCCTGCCGCTCGCTCCCCTCGAGGACGGCGCCCTGCCGGGCCCGGTCCTCACCGAAATCGCCACGCTCTACGCGACGAACCACGCGTTCTTCGAACTCAGTGGTGATTTCCCCGACCCCGGCCGCATCACGGTCGAGCAGGTCGCCGCCGCCCTCGCCGACGAGCTCGCCCACAAGGGCGCCGAGGTCCTCCTCGCCCGCTCCGCCGGACGCCTCGTAGGCCTGGCCGCCACCCTCTCCCACGCCGGTCACTCTTCCTCCGGGGATCCGGCGTCCGAGGACCCCGACCCGTGGATCGGCCTGCTGCTCATCGACGCCACCGCGCACCGCGAGGGCTACGGCCGCGCCGTGGTCGCCCTGGTCGAGGACCGCTTCCGCGCCGCCGGACGGTCGGGCGTACGGCTCGCCGTGCTCGACGGCAACGAGAAGGCCCTCGCCTTCTGGCGGTCCCAGGGCTACGACTTCCTGCGCCGGGGCGCCGACCGCGAGGCGGGCCGCCCCTGCGTGGTCCTGCGCAAGGCCCTGTAGCCGGGGCTACGGCGCCTTCGGGGCCTCGGGCGTATGCGGCGCCTTCGGGGCCTCGGGGGCCTTGGGGGCCTTGGGGCGGTCCTTCCCGTACAGCCACACGTCCCAGACCTCCGTCAGGTCACGGCCGGTCTTCTCCTGCGCGTAGGCGGTGAAATCGGCCGTGCTCGCGTTCCCGTGCCGGTGCGCGGCGGCCCAGCCGCGCACCAGGGCGAAGAACTTCTCGTCGCCGGCCTCCTGCCGGATCCGCTGCAGGACCATCGCCCCGCGCCCGTACACCGGCGACCCGGAGATCTCCTTCGGGTTGCGCGGGGCGGCCGGCGGGAAGGCCCCCCAGTCCGAGCCCGCCTCCCCGTCGACGCGGGTGTCCCCGGCGAGGTAGGCGTCGAAGCGCTGCTGCGCGGTCGGCCCGCCGTGGTCCTCGGACCACAGCCACTGGGCGTAGGTGGCGAAGCCCTCGTTGAGCCACATGTCCTTCCAGGACTTCGGCGACACCGAGTCCCCGAACCACTGGTGCGCCAGCTCGTGCAGCACCAGCTCCTGGCTGCCGGGCGCCCCCGAGAAGACCGGCCGGGTCTGCGTCTCCAGGGCGTAGCCGAGGGTGTGCTCCGGCAGCACGATCGCGCCCGTCGCGGAGAAGGGGTACGGGCCGAACCGGCCGATGCCCCACTCCACCATCTCGGGCAGCCGCGCGAGCGCGGCCTCGCTCTCCGCCGCCTCGCCGGGCGCCACCGCCGTGTAGACGGGGATCCCGGACGCGGTCCGCCCGGTCGTCACCTCGAACTTCCCGACGGCCAGGGTCGCCAGGTAGCTCGCCATCGGCTCCGCGGAGTGCCAGGCGAACACGGTCCGCCCGTCGTCCTCCTCCGTACGGGAACGCAGCTCGCCGTTGGACACGGCCTCGTACCCCCGGGGGACGGTCACCGTGATGTCGTACGTGGCCTTGTCGCTCGGGTGGTGGTTCCCCGGAAACCAGGCCATCGACCCGACGGGTTCGCCGACCGCGACCGCGCCCTCGCCGCCCGGGGTGACGATCCACCCCTCCTCCGACCCGTCGGGGTCCGTCACCGTCCTGGGCCGGCCGGAGTAGTCGACCTCCGTACGGAAGACCTCGCCGCGCTCCAGGTCCTCGGCGGGGCGCACCGTCAGTTCGTTGCCGGTGCGGTTGAAGCGGGCCCCGGCGCCCTGCACGCTCACGCCCTCCACCTCGAGTCCGCTCAGATCGAGGTTGAAGGAGCTGAGTCCCTGCTCGGCACGGGCGGTGATGACGGCGGTGGCGTGCAGCCGCCCGTCGGCCGGGTCGTAGTCGAGGTCCAGGGAGTAGTGCTCGACCTGGTAACCGCCGTTTCCGGCCTTGGGGAAGAACGGGTCGCGCACCCCCGACGCACCCGGCCGCCCGTGCACGGTCTCCCCCGTGCAGCCCGTGAGGGCGAGCAGGGTGGCGACGGCAGGGGCGGCGAGGCGGAAGAGAAAGCGGTGATCCACGCGTCCGAGACTACGTCCCGTGGCGCTCCACCCCTCTCCTTGCTACTTGGCGAGGGCGTCCACGCCGGCCTTGGCGAACTTCTCGTCCAGGTCACCGCTCGGGGCGCCGGCCACACCGATGCCCGCGACCGGGGCGCCATCGGCCTGAACCGGGGTGCCGCCGCCGAGGAAGAGGGTGCCGGGGATGTCCTTCAGGTTCGGGGTCTGCGCGAGGCGGCCGGCGAGCACCGAGGTCGGGGCGTTCCAGGACACGGCGGTGAAGGCCTTGCGCTGCGCGGAGTCGTAGGACTGCGGGCCGGCGCCGTCGCCGCGCAGCGTGACGATGGTGTTGCCGTTGCGGTCCACCACGGCCACGGTCACCTTCTGGTTCTCCTGCTCGGCGGCGTGCAGCGCGGCCTGGGCGGCGCGGGTGGCGGCGTCGATGGTGAGGTGCGTGGAGGTGGTGAAGTTCTTCTTGTCGCCGTCCTTCTTCGCGACGGCGGCCGTGGCGGAGGCCGGAGCGGAGGCCGGAGCCGCGTTGGCGCTGACGGCGCCGAGGGCTCCGGCGCCGAGGACGACGGCGACGGCGGTACCGGTGAGAACGCGGGTGCGGGTGTTCATGTCTGCTGCTCCTGTGAACGTCGGCACGGCGGGCTGTCCTGCCGTTGCTCCAAGCCTCTCCCCGCCACCCCCTCCACCCCGTCCCCGTACCGGCTCCGAAGCCGACCCCCACCGGTTGACCCGGGGGTCAACCGATCGGCTGATGCGGCCTGCCCCGACCGGACGCTTACCTGGCCCTTCCACCCTGTCGGGCCCCTCCCCCGAGCCCCTTCCAGTCGTCCGGGGCTCAATCCAGCCGTCCGGCGTTTGAGGACCGGGGTCTGGGGCGGAGCCCCAGGAGCCTCGGGCGCAGCCCGGGCCGGACGGGTCAGGGCGGAGCCCTGGGAACGGTGGAAGGGTGGGTGGGGGACGGCCCCGCGCAGCGCCACCCAACCACCGCCCACACCAAACCGGCACCATGGACAAACCGCACCACCCCAGGAGCACCCCGTGACCACTGCGCCCCCGCCGAGCCCGGCGACCACCCCACCCCCAAAAGACACCCGCGCCCTCGCCACGGTCATGCACACCGCGTTCTTCCTCCTCCTGGGCGCCTCCGTGGCCCGCTTCCTCCTCCGCCACCCCGACGAACCCCGCACCCCGTGGATCATCGCCCTCGGCATCACCCTGGCCCTGCTCTACGTACTGGGCCCCGCCCTCGGCGCCGCCCCCACCCTGCGCCGCCTCCTCTGGCTCGGGCTGGTCGTCGCCGTCTGGGTGGTCCTCGTCGTCCTCGCGCCGAGCTTCGCCTGGTGCGCCGTACCGCTCTTCTACACGGCCCTGCGCACCCTCCCGCCCCGCGCGGCCATCGTCCTCGTGGCCCTGCTCACCGTGTTCGTCGTAGCGGCCCAGCTCCGCCTCGCCCAGGCCTCCGGCTCCGAGCCCTTCGACCCCAACCTGCTGCTCGCCCCGCCCGCCGTCGCCGCGCTCGCCACCGCCGTCTTCGTCCACATGGAGCGCCAGGCGACGGCCCAGCGGACCCTGATCGACGACCTGATCCGAACCCGCCGGGAACTCGCCGCCACCGAACGCCGCGCCGGCACCCTCGCCGAACGCCAGCGCCTCTCGATGGAGATCCACGACACCCTGGCCCAGCACCTGTCCAGCCAGCAGATGCTCCTCCAAGCCGCCGACCGCACCTGGGACACCGACCCGGGCACCGCCCGGGCGCACGTCCGTACCGCCACCGACATCACCGCCCGCGGCCTCGCCG is a window from the Streptomyces sp. NBC_01244 genome containing:
- a CDS encoding flavin reductase family protein, yielding MRRARGDSSVPTVPPTTPVTPLSAPAPHAEGVSNDEFRAAMSRLAAGVCLITAQEPPLAAGGPRGEDVGMTATAFMSVSLEPPLVLVSVREGSRMDDLLAEQPLWSVSVLADHQLQIASRFSMKNRISDRLLFADLPYTRGGVSGAPLLSGALATLECRTENRVEAGDHTLVIGHVLTATQPAPDSPPLTYFRGRYRHLAP
- the arfB gene encoding alternative ribosome rescue aminoacyl-tRNA hydrolase ArfB, coding for MPGPYVIRGSVVLPEGELAWRFSRSSGPGGQHVNTSDSRVELLFDVAATKSLPDVWKERALERLASRLVDGVVTVRASEHRSQFRNREMALVRLTALLAEATAPPPKARRATKIPRGINERRLREKKARGETKRGRNARDW
- a CDS encoding TerD family protein gives rise to the protein MAVSLSKGGNVSLSKEAPGLAAVTVGLGWDTRTTTGVDFDLDASAIAVNALGKVVSDGHFVFFNNKSTPDQTIVHTGDNRTGEGAGDDEAINVNLAGLPADVDKIVFPVSIYDAETRSQNFGQVRNAYIRVVNQAGGAEIARYDLSEDAATETAMVFGELYRNGAEWKFRAVGQGYASGLTGIAQDFGVNV
- a CDS encoding GNAT family N-acetyltransferase, whose amino-acid sequence is MILLPLAPLEDGALPGPVLTEIATLYATNHAFFELSGDFPDPGRITVEQVAAALADELAHKGAEVLLARSAGRLVGLAATLSHAGHSSSGDPASEDPDPWIGLLLIDATAHREGYGRAVVALVEDRFRAAGRSGVRLAVLDGNEKALAFWRSQGYDFLRRGADREAGRPCVVLRKAL
- a CDS encoding M1 family metallopeptidase, with amino-acid sequence MDHRFLFRLAAPAVATLLALTGCTGETVHGRPGASGVRDPFFPKAGNGGYQVEHYSLDLDYDPADGRLHATAVITARAEQGLSSFNLDLSGLEVEGVSVQGAGARFNRTGNELTVRPAEDLERGEVFRTEVDYSGRPRTVTDPDGSEEGWIVTPGGEGAVAVGEPVGSMAWFPGNHHPSDKATYDITVTVPRGYEAVSNGELRSRTEEDDGRTVFAWHSAEPMASYLATLAVGKFEVTTGRTASGIPVYTAVAPGEAAESEAALARLPEMVEWGIGRFGPYPFSATGAIVLPEHTLGYALETQTRPVFSGAPGSQELVLHELAHQWFGDSVSPKSWKDMWLNEGFATYAQWLWSEDHGGPTAQQRFDAYLAGDTRVDGEAGSDWGAFPPAAPRNPKEISGSPVYGRGAMVLQRIRQEAGDEKFFALVRGWAAAHRHGNASTADFTAYAQEKTGRDLTEVWDVWLYGKDRPKAPKAPEAPKAPHTPEAPKAP
- a CDS encoding GlcG/HbpS family heme-binding protein, translated to MNTRTRVLTGTAVAVVLGAGALGAVSANAAPASAPASATAAVAKKDGDKKNFTTSTHLTIDAATRAAQAALHAAEQENQKVTVAVVDRNGNTIVTLRGDGAGPQSYDSAQRKAFTAVSWNAPTSVLAGRLAQTPNLKDIPGTLFLGGGTPVQADGAPVAGIGVAGAPSGDLDEKFAKAGVDALAK
- a CDS encoding sensor histidine kinase, producing MHTAFFLLLGASVARFLLRHPDEPRTPWIIALGITLALLYVLGPALGAAPTLRRLLWLGLVVAVWVVLVVLAPSFAWCAVPLFYTALRTLPPRAAIVLVALLTVFVVAAQLRLAQASGSEPFDPNLLLAPPAVAALATAVFVHMERQATAQRTLIDDLIRTRRELAATERRAGTLAERQRLSMEIHDTLAQHLSSQQMLLQAADRTWDTDPGTARAHVRTATDITARGLAEARRLVHDLAPPELADGAGLPDALRALDAGPDIEVRFHLEGAPVPLPDRAEQALLRIAQGALANVREHSGARTAALTLSFLGDQVVLDVADDGHGFTPTRSAAGERGHGLPAMRARVRQLGGTLTIESTAGEGTVLSASIPLEPTP